AATAACAGAAGCAGCACCATTTTCTGACACAGTAAGGTTTTGAAATACATAACCATTTAACTTTGCAACATTCAGTTTCGTTTCGTATAGCTGATTATAAAGATTATTAATTGAAAAACCATATTCAATTAGTTCACTGGCATACTTAAAAGTTATTGGGTTCGTATTAGGAAACATAAACCTCCCAGTATCTCCTACAATACCTGCATATATCAACTCTGCCGCCTTTTTATTTAATACTAATCCTTCATTTTCACCATATTTATAAAACTCATAAATCATTTCACTCGTTGAACTTGCAGTTGTATCTACCCAAATAATATCACCATAAGGCGTTTCATTAGGGTGATGATCTATTTTAATTAGTTTCTTTCCTAAGGAATACCTCGTATCATCAATTCTTTCTTCATTGGCAGTATCACATACTATCACCAGAGCATCATTATATGTTATATCCGTGATGTCATCTAATCTACTTAAAAAGTTCAAAGACTTTTCCTCACTACCTACTGAAAATACTTTTTTTTCTGGAAAAGACGCTCTAATGATTTCTGACAACCCACATTGGGAACCGTATGCATCAGGATCGGGGCGAACATGCCTATGAACTATAATTGTGTCGAACTGTTTTATTGCTTGCAAAATATTATCTTTCATTAGTATCTCCTAACATTCAATGGTTTTCTTTATCATAACATGAAAGAGCATAGCATAGTTAGTTGTAGCTTTTTAGGCTATTAA
This window of the Bacillus sp. SM2101 genome carries:
- a CDS encoding bifunctional oligoribonuclease/PAP phosphatase NrnA, with the translated sequence MKDNILQAIKQFDTIIVHRHVRPDPDAYGSQCGLSEIIRASFPEKKVFSVGSEEKSLNFLSRLDDITDITYNDALVIVCDTANEERIDDTRYSLGKKLIKIDHHPNETPYGDIIWVDTTASSTSEMIYEFYKYGENEGLVLNKKAAELIYAGIVGDTGRFMFPNTNPITFKYASELIEYGFSINNLYNQLYETKLNVAKLNGYVFQNLTVSENGAASVIITKEMLDEFEVTPMEASQLVSTIGHIQGIKAWVFFVEEEDVIRVRLRSKALVINGVAKKYNGGGHPLAAGASIYSWDTMNDVLADLEKVCAE